AACGCAGTCGGGGATTCCCATTTCCAGTCAGATGCCAGTTCCGGTTTATATTCACCGGTTTTCGGGTCGCGATAAATAAGCGTGTCCCACACCATATGCGCCAGAATAACGCCTTCGCGCAGATTGTTATGATAAGGACTGATATTTTCCACTTCGTTATCAGAGGCATAAACCAGCGTGTCGTTCTGTTTACCTGCATAGCTGTAAGAAACGCAGCACAACAATAATGCGGTTAAAGCATACTTGTGAATCTGTCTTGTCTTGTAACGAGCCATACCGTTCTCCAGCGATCAATGAAAAGTTAACAACAAAAGCAGATGGCACTGATGTAGCAAGAGCAGCGCCAATGCCGGAATATTGTCATTACCGATTTTCGATAACCGATTTCTCAAAATGAGAAACACGAGAGCAGGCAGACGTCACAGCGAGATAATTAAGGTTAAGTGGGAGGGAATATCAGCCAGCCAGGGAACGCCGCGTTATCGTAGTACCATCCATTGAGCGTTACGATGGTGCAGGAAAGTTTCATCCTGCACTTTTTGTGTGAAGGTTATTTGTGCAAACCGCATTCTATTTTTGTGAAAGCTGGCAACGAGCACAACAGGTTGTAGCCCGTCACCCGCGTTAATCCAGGTTAGCCTTGCGCATCGGCATTTGATCAATGGTCGAGAGCAAGATCTCTGAACTTATTGGTCGGGTGTCACGCAGTTTCATTCCACCATCTTTACCGACCAATACCACCTCAAACCCCTTTGGCTGGAGCTGCGAACGCAACTGACCTTGCTTTGTTGGCGCGGTATCAGTGAGCACGATGACATCACGTTCGGCCAGGGCAGTCTGGGCCTTTTCCAGCATTGCCATCTGCTCCAGGTAACTTGCATCTTGCGTTGAGGGGGCAAAAATCACCACCGGACGCGAATGCCAGCGGTATTGACTCAGGTCGGCAGTATCGGGAGGCAAAGTGCGAAACAGGCTACTCTCTGCCGCATGGGCAGCACTGCACAACACAAGAAGCAGTGCTGCAAGCAGCAAACTTTTACCAGGATGCCATTGAGCGGGGAAGCATGCAGTAATCATGATGATCTCCTCTAAGCCGACGGGCGCAAAGCCACCCTATCAAGGTTAGAGGAAACTGATCCGACCGTGCGGGTCTTCACCTTTTTTTACCAACAGGACCAGATAATCCTGAGACCGTTGTTTAACCTGCCGCGAGTTCGTTG
This window of the Pantoea phytobeneficialis genome carries:
- a CDS encoding DUF4174 domain-containing protein, which encodes MITACFPAQWHPGKSLLLAALLLVLCSAAHAAESSLFRTLPPDTADLSQYRWHSRPVVIFAPSTQDASYLEQMAMLEKAQTALAERDVIVLTDTAPTKQGQLRSQLQPKGFEVVLVGKDGGMKLRDTRPISSEILLSTIDQMPMRKANLD